One segment of Rhodopirellula baltica SH 1 DNA contains the following:
- a CDS encoding efflux RND transporter periplasmic adaptor subunit: protein MTHLPNVRSPQSGSSGSRQSTDLEPDTAPTFELETNEAAPANGSGSASTPELPRSAGGTNLASNESSAGPALGDTRPSSPLHFVVNLLVSAAVLGAAIYGYTFLGERQRPQRSKPAKSPVTIVATDDIRFHSGPVVIDVNGVVVPLRELRLASEVAGRVVELSENVRAGRKVKQGEVLIRLDATEYELEVKRLQALAQQEAAEENSVQVGIENTLQLQSLAQKQLEIARQERERINALVAQRAASASEVDTARRAELAADASLVELENRRRELTAQLQLVTEKRSLTEVLLERARLDLSRCEIKSPIDGRVVSSEVEEQSFLPTGTTFITIEDTSAVEVRASLTADQMFWIWNSRSVLSTLAASDPAQAEKAVTDADRFNSAVSATISSVIGSESHQWSAVFERLDGVGIDLNTRTYPCLFRVESPESSLEGSASRQLTRGMFVDVSIETQPNQVLVRVAESAVRPGNRLWLNVDGKLRIVPVTIVSRTGDDVVVQIQPELDHLCTLASTRIIVSPISDPVEGMPVGGQPPSPSGEGAGPGKTGQSDSPPIGDTTSNPIQANSSLRVDG from the coding sequence ATGACTCACTTGCCAAACGTTCGATCACCGCAGTCAGGTTCGTCCGGATCGCGTCAATCGACTGATCTTGAGCCAGACACAGCTCCCACTTTTGAGTTGGAGACGAACGAGGCGGCACCTGCGAACGGCAGCGGTTCAGCGTCGACTCCCGAGCTTCCTCGGTCGGCGGGCGGGACAAATTTGGCTTCCAATGAATCGTCGGCCGGGCCAGCATTGGGAGACACTCGGCCTTCGTCACCGCTCCACTTTGTCGTCAATCTGCTCGTCTCAGCGGCCGTATTGGGAGCCGCGATCTACGGCTACACATTCTTAGGTGAACGTCAGCGTCCGCAGCGTAGCAAGCCGGCCAAGTCTCCTGTCACGATCGTTGCGACCGACGACATCCGTTTTCACAGCGGCCCCGTGGTGATCGATGTCAACGGTGTGGTCGTTCCCTTGCGAGAGCTGCGATTGGCTTCTGAAGTTGCCGGCCGCGTGGTCGAGTTGTCTGAGAACGTTCGTGCAGGTCGAAAGGTCAAACAGGGTGAGGTGCTAATTCGACTCGATGCGACTGAGTACGAGTTGGAAGTGAAACGCCTGCAAGCGTTGGCACAACAAGAAGCCGCCGAAGAAAACTCGGTGCAGGTCGGCATTGAGAACACTTTGCAGTTGCAATCTTTGGCCCAGAAGCAACTCGAGATCGCTCGCCAAGAACGCGAACGAATCAATGCACTGGTCGCCCAACGGGCCGCATCAGCCTCCGAAGTTGATACGGCTAGGCGTGCGGAGTTAGCCGCGGATGCTTCGTTGGTGGAACTTGAAAACCGTCGGCGTGAATTGACTGCTCAGTTGCAGTTGGTGACGGAGAAACGATCGCTCACGGAGGTGCTATTGGAACGGGCACGGTTGGATCTTTCCCGCTGCGAGATTAAATCACCAATCGATGGGCGGGTTGTGTCATCAGAAGTCGAGGAGCAATCGTTTCTGCCAACGGGAACCACGTTCATCACGATTGAAGATACGTCCGCCGTCGAGGTACGAGCGAGTCTGACCGCCGATCAAATGTTTTGGATCTGGAATAGTCGATCCGTTTTGTCGACGTTGGCGGCGAGCGATCCTGCTCAGGCCGAGAAAGCGGTCACCGATGCGGACCGTTTTAACTCTGCCGTGTCGGCGACAATCTCCAGCGTCATCGGATCGGAATCCCACCAGTGGTCAGCCGTCTTCGAACGCCTCGATGGAGTCGGCATTGATCTCAACACACGGACTTATCCGTGTCTTTTCCGTGTTGAGTCGCCTGAGTCTTCGCTGGAAGGAAGTGCGAGCCGCCAATTGACCCGTGGGATGTTCGTCGACGTGTCGATTGAAACCCAACCCAATCAGGTCCTCGTTCGTGTAGCGGAATCAGCCGTTCGACCAGGCAATCGACTATGGCTGAACGTCGATGGAAAGCTACGAATCGTACCCGTTACGATTGTCAGCCGAACCGGCGATGACGTTGTCGTTCAAATTCAACCGGAACTTGATCATCTTTGCACATTGGCATCGACTCGAATCATTGTTTCGCCAATCAGCGATCCGGTCGAAGGCATGCCGGTGGGCGGACAACCACCATCGCCGTCCGGCGAAGGAGCCGGGCCAGGCAAGACAGGGCAATCTGACTCTCCGCCGATCGGCGACACGACGTCAAATCCCATTCAAGCGAACTCGAGCTTGCGGGTTGACGGATGA
- a CDS encoding YebC/PmpR family DNA-binding transcriptional regulator, whose protein sequence is MAGHSKWANIQHRKGRVDAQRGKMWSKLSKAIIVSAKMGGGDPSLNIRLRKAIDDAKAVSMPKDNIERAIKRGTGELDGDAVEEVLYEGYGPGGVAVMCLALTDNRNRTAPELRTMFGKFGGELGKTGCVSYLFERKGIFVFGEGADEEKVTELALENGADDVEVDEDGKVQVTCSPEAFSDLEVAFDEAGMDTEVSEVTQIASTNVDLDESVSGKVLALLEALDDHDDIQTVSTNANFPSESVSE, encoded by the coding sequence ATGGCAGGTCATAGTAAATGGGCGAACATCCAGCACCGCAAAGGGCGCGTTGACGCTCAGCGGGGAAAGATGTGGAGCAAGCTCAGCAAAGCAATCATCGTTTCGGCGAAGATGGGCGGAGGTGATCCTTCGCTTAACATCCGGTTGCGGAAAGCGATCGATGACGCCAAAGCTGTTTCAATGCCCAAGGACAACATCGAGCGGGCGATCAAACGAGGCACTGGCGAGCTTGATGGCGATGCCGTTGAAGAAGTCCTCTACGAGGGCTACGGTCCCGGCGGTGTCGCTGTGATGTGTTTGGCGCTCACGGACAACCGAAACCGCACCGCTCCCGAGTTGCGAACCATGTTCGGTAAGTTCGGTGGAGAGCTGGGGAAGACGGGATGTGTCTCTTACCTGTTTGAACGCAAGGGTATTTTCGTATTTGGCGAAGGTGCGGACGAAGAAAAGGTTACCGAGCTTGCTCTCGAGAACGGGGCGGATGACGTTGAGGTCGACGAGGATGGCAAAGTTCAAGTGACTTGCAGTCCCGAAGCCTTCAGCGATCTGGAAGTCGCCTTTGACGAAGCAGGCATGGACACCGAAGTTAGCGAAGTGACGCAGATCGCCTCCACCAATGTGGATCTAGACGAGAGTGTTTCAGGCAAGGTGTTGGCTTTGCTTGAGGCATTGGATGATCACGATGATATTCAAACGGTCAGTACGAACGCGAACTTTCCTTCTGAGTCGGTTTCGGAATAG
- a CDS encoding glycosyl hydrolase family 28-related protein, giving the protein MRDCVVFFCMVLTLGLLPAVDARSDDPPVPEIGVAGGKDRPSSKWIVGDHVLETSRSINATHFGLSADSDADQSIAMADAISHAANSADIDTVYVPSGTYRFSRPINLRSGVNFIGDGAGRTILEGRGLRTYLLNARRMNGSEALIAGLTLRNPHRTVVMDGVSRLHFRHVEFAGGIVRLQNCSDISLEANLFRENRGKSGYASNNCDRIRIVHNRFESIENGSVNLSRHRDCYVAWNEITAKSLLDSGYAGIRLPNDAINNLVEHNLIENHGRGIFVLSSSENNVIRNNIVLGATKQGALIQSSNNRLESNVIVDAGEQSIYVVDAVASSSPTPSIADHNHLLRNVIYDTHSQRGDRFIALKVSTERNTIVENVISSHYGREFRAIRPGAGNVERDNEYQPDVGQAQTRSLVQSIKEQVAAHLVFKRSSENSVPTSSAGR; this is encoded by the coding sequence ATGCGAGATTGCGTTGTCTTCTTTTGCATGGTTTTGACGCTTGGTTTGCTTCCGGCTGTGGATGCCCGATCGGATGATCCACCGGTTCCTGAGATCGGTGTTGCCGGAGGGAAGGATCGCCCGTCCAGTAAGTGGATCGTTGGCGATCATGTGCTCGAGACGTCTCGGTCCATCAACGCCACGCACTTTGGTTTGAGTGCGGATTCCGACGCGGATCAGTCGATTGCGATGGCCGACGCTATTTCGCATGCTGCGAATTCGGCCGATATCGATACGGTATATGTTCCCTCCGGAACCTACCGGTTCTCTCGCCCAATCAATTTGCGTTCGGGCGTCAACTTCATTGGCGATGGAGCAGGTAGAACGATCTTGGAAGGTCGTGGGCTACGCACATATTTGCTCAATGCGCGGCGAATGAACGGAAGCGAAGCTTTGATAGCGGGGCTGACACTACGCAATCCGCATCGAACTGTGGTGATGGATGGAGTCAGTCGCCTGCACTTTCGCCATGTTGAGTTTGCGGGAGGGATCGTTCGGCTTCAAAATTGTTCGGACATCTCCTTGGAAGCCAACTTGTTCCGAGAAAACAGGGGCAAGTCCGGTTATGCCAGCAACAACTGCGATCGCATCCGAATTGTTCACAACCGATTCGAATCGATCGAAAATGGCAGCGTGAATCTCAGCCGTCATCGTGATTGTTACGTGGCCTGGAATGAGATCACCGCGAAGAGTTTGTTGGACTCCGGGTACGCGGGAATTCGTCTTCCGAATGATGCGATAAATAATTTGGTGGAGCACAACCTCATCGAGAATCATGGCCGTGGAATCTTTGTCTTGTCATCCTCGGAAAACAATGTCATTCGAAACAACATTGTTCTGGGGGCGACCAAGCAAGGTGCGCTGATCCAATCGTCGAACAACCGGTTGGAGTCGAACGTGATCGTGGATGCGGGAGAGCAGTCCATTTATGTCGTGGACGCGGTCGCCAGTTCTTCGCCAACTCCATCCATCGCAGATCACAACCATCTCTTGCGAAACGTGATTTATGACACGCACTCGCAACGAGGTGATCGTTTCATCGCGTTGAAGGTTTCCACGGAACGGAACACCATCGTCGAAAACGTCATCTCGAGCCACTACGGTCGCGAATTCAGAGCGATTCGTCCCGGTGCCGGAAATGTCGAGCGTGACAACGAATATCAGCCCGACGTTGGTCAGGCACAAACACGCTCGTTGGTGCAATCCATTAAAGAGCAAGTTGCAGCCCACTTGGTATTCAAACGATCCAGCGAAAACAGTGTTCCAACGTCATCGGCCGGCCGGTGA
- a CDS encoding efflux RND transporter permease subunit: MKSLIAWSVNNWQAMNVVMVGVLLLGAFSLSQLRRDFWPDFELYVLSISVEYPGASPDEIEEGILEKIEEAVRTVDGVDEMTSLAREGMGTVTLELDPDANQADAQRVLTEVTTLIGQIPSFPELAEKPDIRMNTNFVTAIRVAVMGPKVPEFSDFAGKDELDSDDVNRGRQFDHAEAKAEAALALRRVAEQIREEILALPSVSVADLVGTPDYQIDIEIPEDTLRKYNLSLQSVAQIVRANNVELPGGTLRGRSQEVLLRGSDKSSVGSGIEEIPLVSQPGGAVLTVGDLGRVRDEFSVEGSINEVNGYPAVLVSIETTSADDLIQVADDVRQFVADGSDALPNGYSLIAMRDRSTSVKNRLDLLSKNAWMGLVLVFIVLALFLEMRLAWWVMLGIPISLLGACIYMHFGGQTLNMTSMFAFLIALGIVVDDAIVVGENIYAHREMGKSYHQAAIDGAYEVMPSVITAILTTVIAFAPIMYMEGRIKRLTVVLPMCVGAMLIISMFESLTILPSHLSHKRSRFLDVVTYLLMPLRPLAWLLQKANAGMSKLLTKCIDHIYTPILGWSLRNPAVVLSTLAGLLILSVGVVRSGMVPFLLLPKIDFGFITVQVTYPDGTPVEITNAATKRLEDAIWKVNQRSIDEKMTADPGGFVQAVQRTVGSSGDEVGSSVAGHVGGLFIQLNDIGERTVSSDDIVRMWREESGRFPGAEAVAFGATPRGPASLPIELRLMATGENLAMLDAAIERCKAKLGEYPYVSDIATDTRQGKWEYRIKVRDDAKAMGVSLADVAGTVRASYYGEEVMRLQRGRHEVPLRVRYPREDRNTLVSFNDIRVRGTDRMERPLNEIVEVDVQRGYSEISRVNQMRSISVVADVDETRGNAFNVVSDLKANFVPEFRKEFPGVQLQWGGQQEQTDETVNSLVVGFVFVLGAMFLLLTIQFNSSWQAILILSIIPFGFIGAILGHIVMNIDLTLFSIFGIVALAGVVVNDSIVLVDFINRRVADGLPLHEAIIDGGRRRFRAVLLTSVTTCAGMMPILLERSKEAQVVSPMATSLTFGLALSTLVVLVLAPVMYLVVAKISDPPAMSSAAAE, encoded by the coding sequence ATGAAATCTTTGATTGCTTGGTCTGTCAACAATTGGCAGGCAATGAACGTCGTCATGGTTGGTGTGCTGTTGTTGGGGGCGTTCAGCCTATCGCAACTGCGTCGAGATTTTTGGCCCGACTTCGAACTGTATGTGCTGTCGATATCAGTCGAATATCCAGGTGCCAGCCCTGACGAGATTGAAGAAGGCATTCTAGAAAAGATCGAAGAAGCGGTTCGCACTGTCGACGGCGTCGATGAGATGACGTCGTTGGCACGAGAAGGCATGGGGACGGTCACACTGGAACTCGACCCAGATGCCAACCAAGCCGATGCCCAACGGGTGCTCACGGAAGTCACGACGTTGATCGGGCAAATCCCCAGTTTTCCTGAGCTGGCGGAAAAGCCTGACATCCGGATGAACACGAACTTTGTAACTGCGATTCGAGTGGCGGTGATGGGCCCGAAGGTGCCTGAGTTCTCCGACTTCGCAGGCAAGGACGAATTGGATTCCGACGATGTGAATCGGGGACGCCAGTTTGATCATGCCGAAGCCAAAGCCGAAGCCGCGCTTGCTCTTCGCCGCGTCGCGGAACAAATTCGCGAAGAAATCCTCGCGTTGCCGTCGGTGTCTGTCGCGGATTTGGTCGGAACGCCCGACTACCAAATTGATATCGAAATTCCTGAGGACACGCTTCGCAAATACAACCTGTCATTGCAAAGCGTTGCGCAAATCGTGCGTGCGAACAATGTGGAGCTTCCCGGAGGAACCCTTCGCGGCCGATCACAGGAAGTGCTCCTTCGCGGGAGCGACAAAAGTTCGGTTGGTTCCGGAATCGAAGAAATTCCGCTGGTTAGCCAACCCGGTGGCGCGGTCTTGACCGTCGGAGATCTTGGACGTGTTCGTGATGAGTTCTCCGTTGAAGGAAGCATCAACGAGGTCAATGGGTATCCCGCGGTATTGGTATCGATTGAAACGACCAGTGCCGATGATCTGATTCAAGTGGCAGATGATGTTCGACAGTTTGTTGCGGATGGCAGCGATGCACTTCCCAACGGCTACTCATTGATTGCGATGCGCGATCGATCCACCAGCGTCAAAAATCGACTCGATCTGTTGAGCAAGAATGCTTGGATGGGTCTGGTTCTCGTCTTCATCGTCTTGGCGTTGTTCCTGGAAATGCGATTGGCGTGGTGGGTGATGCTTGGCATTCCCATTTCGTTGTTGGGTGCATGCATTTACATGCACTTCGGCGGACAAACACTCAACATGACATCCATGTTCGCATTTTTGATCGCATTGGGGATCGTCGTCGACGACGCGATCGTGGTTGGCGAGAACATCTATGCACATCGTGAGATGGGAAAGAGCTATCACCAAGCCGCAATTGACGGTGCGTACGAAGTGATGCCATCCGTGATCACGGCGATTCTAACAACGGTGATAGCGTTCGCGCCGATCATGTACATGGAAGGCCGAATCAAACGCTTGACCGTCGTTTTGCCGATGTGTGTCGGGGCGATGTTGATCATTTCGATGTTCGAAAGTTTGACCATCTTGCCGTCGCACCTGTCACACAAACGCAGTCGCTTTTTGGATGTGGTGACGTACTTGCTAATGCCTTTGCGTCCATTGGCGTGGTTGCTTCAAAAAGCAAATGCGGGGATGTCAAAGCTGTTGACCAAGTGCATCGATCACATCTACACACCAATCTTGGGTTGGTCGCTCAGAAACCCGGCGGTTGTGCTCTCAACGCTCGCCGGTCTGTTGATTTTGTCAGTGGGAGTTGTTCGTTCCGGCATGGTTCCGTTTCTGTTGCTGCCCAAAATTGACTTTGGTTTTATCACCGTGCAGGTGACCTATCCTGACGGAACTCCCGTCGAGATCACCAACGCGGCGACGAAACGTTTGGAAGATGCCATTTGGAAAGTCAATCAGCGTTCGATTGACGAAAAGATGACGGCCGACCCCGGCGGGTTTGTTCAAGCGGTGCAACGAACCGTCGGATCGTCAGGTGATGAAGTTGGTAGCAGTGTCGCTGGTCACGTTGGTGGTCTGTTCATTCAGCTCAACGACATCGGTGAACGAACTGTATCAAGTGATGACATCGTTCGTATGTGGCGAGAAGAGTCAGGACGATTCCCGGGCGCCGAAGCGGTTGCCTTTGGTGCAACGCCTCGCGGACCCGCATCACTGCCGATTGAACTGAGGCTGATGGCGACCGGTGAGAACTTGGCAATGCTGGACGCTGCGATTGAGCGATGCAAGGCGAAACTAGGCGAGTACCCCTACGTATCCGACATCGCAACGGACACTCGCCAAGGCAAATGGGAATACCGCATCAAGGTTCGCGACGATGCAAAAGCGATGGGCGTTTCACTGGCCGATGTGGCGGGGACCGTCCGAGCGTCTTACTACGGCGAAGAGGTGATGCGACTGCAACGAGGACGCCATGAAGTGCCTCTGCGAGTTCGCTACCCTCGCGAGGATCGCAACACATTGGTCAGCTTCAATGATATTCGCGTGCGGGGCACAGATCGCATGGAGAGGCCGCTCAATGAGATTGTCGAGGTCGATGTTCAGCGGGGATATTCCGAAATCAGTCGAGTCAACCAAATGCGCAGCATCTCCGTGGTGGCCGATGTCGACGAAACTCGCGGCAATGCATTCAATGTTGTGTCCGATCTCAAGGCGAACTTTGTTCCTGAATTCCGAAAGGAGTTCCCTGGTGTTCAGCTGCAGTGGGGCGGACAACAAGAGCAGACCGATGAGACCGTCAATAGTTTGGTGGTTGGGTTCGTGTTCGTCTTGGGGGCAATGTTCCTGTTGTTAACGATCCAGTTCAATTCGAGTTGGCAAGCGATCCTGATCCTTTCGATCATCCCGTTTGGTTTCATCGGAGCCATACTCGGTCACATCGTGATGAACATCGATCTGACACTATTCAGTATCTTTGGGATCGTGGCACTCGCTGGAGTGGTGGTGAACGACTCTATTGTGTTGGTCGACTTCATCAATCGTCGCGTTGCCGATGGTTTGCCACTTCACGAAGCGATCATCGATGGCGGTCGACGTCGCTTTCGGGCCGTGTTGCTGACTTCAGTCACCACCTGTGCCGGGATGATGCCGATTCTGTTGGAACGATCCAAGGAAGCTCAGGTGGTATCACCAATGGCGACCAGCCTCACGTTTGGGCTGGCTCTCAGCACACTGGTGGTTCTTGTCCTCGCTCCGGTCATGTACCTCGTTGTCGCGAAAATATCGGATCCGCCGGCAATGTCGTCTGCTGCTGCCGAGTGA
- the infB gene encoding translation initiation factor IF-2: MPVRIYALAKELNLDSKELVDVVKKAGITGKGSALASLSDEEAQQVRGHLAGSAAKSEPKPKAAPPTKDTPTAPVAPVRDLSGATGRKPSAINVGRPSKPAEAADNPNAPAQPIRDGGRPVGKPAPIVRTPKLAPAPEAKAPEAPAADGSPKPEIRLPKTGGVGTGMASPSGRGIGMGAKTDGQSTKPESAASAPSVPGPKSDSGGRKAPESPKRESAPVASSDDDGSSNKGGGLASRIAGRMGNNSSGRVVPNTPGTPLSAVRRDSASAGGKMRSLDRSRNRPEEAAKAGDAGKSKKREPRIKVNLAQLPSAPAKPAAPTGSSGPAAQKPDIKLTRDVIEGHKQGMKAPLARLEQDEADKKQRSKKTAEGTVGLAGRGKRVIDEDEKPKKKGLAGMASARAERQRGGGGRRIVGSDGGDRHHYRRSRPRIRRKGVNTAAPRKEKVQIELPCTVRNFCEGSGLSVADVMRTLMGMGMMVNINADIDFETAELLATEHDLDIELKAAESLEQELITEIEETADDPDTLVARPPVVTFLGHVDHGKTSLLDHLVGINVVKGEAGGITQHIRAYKIDKDGRAVTFVDTPGHEAFTEMRARGANVTDIAVLVVAADDGIMPQTEEAISHAKAAEVPIVVALNKIDLEGVDANRVMTQLTEHQLTPSEWGGDVEIVRTSATQGTGMDELLDTLLTIAELNEYSANPNRSALGVCLESEQQGDRGVVAKLIVQNGTLRVGDILVCGPAHGRVRAMQDTLTGKPITEAGPSTPVSLMGLDTPPGAGDRFHVLKDISQAREIASAREGESSRQSLSGITTKVSFDSFQEMLEDGKLGESADTVKLNLIIRADARGSLEAIDKELSKFDHPEVEIRVLQRSVGGISLADATLASASDAVILGFNVIPDDKARSLAEERGVEIRRYDVIYKLTDDIRALIEGRLKPEERVVELGRALVKQVFSISRVGTIAGCYVAQGSIQRNCRIRVNRDGRTIGDYQLDTLRRIKEDVKEVPRGMECGIRLQGFNDIKQDDVLEAYKIEEVARKLD; the protein is encoded by the coding sequence GTGCCAGTACGCATTTACGCGCTCGCCAAAGAACTGAATCTCGACAGCAAAGAACTCGTTGATGTGGTGAAAAAAGCCGGCATCACGGGCAAAGGTTCCGCGCTGGCCAGTCTCTCAGACGAAGAGGCCCAGCAAGTGCGAGGTCATCTCGCCGGTTCCGCTGCGAAATCTGAACCAAAGCCAAAAGCTGCACCCCCAACGAAGGATACGCCTACGGCTCCCGTTGCACCCGTTCGTGATTTGAGCGGTGCGACCGGTCGAAAGCCATCGGCGATCAACGTGGGCCGCCCTTCCAAACCAGCGGAGGCCGCCGACAATCCCAACGCACCGGCACAGCCGATTCGCGATGGTGGCCGCCCAGTTGGCAAACCCGCACCGATCGTGCGAACACCCAAACTGGCGCCCGCTCCCGAAGCGAAAGCTCCTGAGGCACCGGCAGCCGATGGTTCGCCAAAACCCGAGATTCGTCTGCCAAAGACTGGCGGAGTCGGAACCGGTATGGCTTCACCAAGCGGACGCGGAATTGGCATGGGCGCCAAAACGGATGGTCAATCGACCAAACCCGAATCGGCTGCCTCAGCCCCAAGCGTTCCTGGTCCCAAATCGGACTCCGGTGGACGCAAAGCACCGGAATCACCCAAACGCGAATCCGCACCAGTCGCTTCATCGGATGACGATGGTTCGTCCAACAAGGGCGGTGGTTTGGCGAGCCGAATCGCGGGACGGATGGGTAACAATTCCTCTGGCCGTGTCGTTCCCAATACTCCCGGAACGCCTCTGTCTGCCGTGCGTCGCGATTCCGCGTCTGCTGGCGGAAAAATGCGATCCTTGGATCGTTCGCGAAATCGTCCGGAAGAAGCCGCCAAAGCCGGTGATGCTGGCAAGTCAAAGAAACGCGAACCTCGTATCAAGGTCAACTTGGCTCAATTGCCCAGTGCACCAGCGAAGCCTGCTGCTCCGACTGGCAGCTCCGGGCCAGCGGCTCAGAAACCAGACATCAAGCTGACCCGCGATGTCATTGAGGGTCACAAGCAGGGCATGAAAGCTCCGCTTGCTCGCCTCGAACAAGACGAAGCGGACAAGAAGCAACGCAGCAAGAAGACAGCCGAAGGCACCGTTGGACTCGCGGGACGTGGTAAACGCGTCATCGATGAAGACGAAAAGCCAAAGAAGAAGGGCTTGGCCGGAATGGCCAGTGCTCGTGCCGAACGGCAACGTGGCGGTGGTGGTCGGCGGATCGTCGGTTCCGATGGCGGAGATCGTCATCATTACCGACGTTCGCGTCCTCGTATTCGTCGTAAAGGCGTCAACACCGCTGCACCTCGGAAAGAAAAGGTCCAGATCGAATTGCCGTGTACCGTTCGCAATTTCTGCGAAGGGTCTGGGTTGAGTGTCGCTGACGTGATGCGAACCCTGATGGGTATGGGCATGATGGTGAACATCAATGCGGACATCGATTTCGAAACCGCCGAGTTGCTTGCGACCGAACACGATCTCGATATCGAGTTGAAGGCCGCTGAATCACTCGAACAAGAGCTGATCACCGAAATCGAAGAAACGGCTGACGACCCTGACACGTTGGTCGCTCGTCCTCCGGTTGTGACCTTCCTCGGTCACGTTGACCACGGAAAAACCAGCCTGCTGGATCACTTGGTTGGCATCAATGTCGTCAAGGGCGAAGCCGGCGGGATCACCCAGCACATTCGTGCGTACAAGATTGACAAAGACGGTCGCGCGGTAACGTTTGTTGATACACCTGGTCACGAAGCGTTTACCGAAATGCGTGCTCGTGGTGCGAATGTGACTGACATCGCCGTGTTGGTGGTGGCTGCCGATGACGGCATCATGCCGCAAACCGAAGAAGCCATCAGCCACGCGAAAGCGGCAGAAGTGCCAATCGTCGTTGCGTTGAACAAAATCGATCTCGAAGGGGTCGATGCGAACCGCGTCATGACTCAATTGACCGAACATCAACTCACGCCCAGTGAATGGGGCGGTGATGTTGAAATCGTTCGAACCAGTGCCACCCAAGGCACCGGGATGGACGAGTTGTTGGACACATTGTTGACGATCGCTGAACTGAACGAGTACTCGGCCAACCCGAACCGATCGGCGTTGGGCGTGTGTTTGGAATCGGAACAACAGGGTGACCGCGGTGTGGTTGCAAAACTGATTGTTCAGAACGGTACACTTCGAGTCGGTGACATCTTGGTTTGCGGTCCGGCTCACGGTCGGGTGCGTGCAATGCAAGACACGCTGACTGGCAAACCGATTACAGAAGCCGGTCCAAGTACGCCTGTCAGCTTGATGGGTTTGGACACGCCTCCTGGTGCGGGCGATCGTTTCCACGTCCTCAAGGACATTTCACAGGCACGCGAAATCGCGAGTGCTCGTGAAGGTGAATCGAGTCGTCAGAGCTTGTCGGGTATTACGACCAAGGTTAGCTTCGACTCATTCCAAGAGATGCTGGAAGACGGCAAGCTTGGCGAATCGGCTGACACCGTGAAGCTGAACTTGATCATCCGCGCCGACGCACGTGGTTCGCTGGAAGCAATCGATAAAGAGCTGAGCAAATTCGATCATCCCGAAGTGGAGATTCGAGTTCTGCAACGCAGTGTCGGTGGCATCTCGCTCGCCGATGCGACACTGGCAAGTGCTTCCGACGCGGTCATCTTGGGCTTCAACGTGATTCCCGATGACAAAGCTCGTTCACTGGCCGAAGAACGCGGTGTTGAAATCCGTCGCTACGACGTCATCTACAAGTTGACCGATGACATCCGTGCATTGATCGAAGGGCGTTTGAAACCGGAAGAACGTGTTGTCGAACTCGGCCGTGCGTTGGTCAAACAAGTCTTTTCGATCAGCCGAGTTGGCACGATCGCAGGTTGCTACGTCGCACAGGGTTCGATTCAGCGGAACTGCCGCATTCGAGTCAACCGAGACGGGCGAACGATTGGTGACTACCAACTCGACACGCTTCGTCGGATCAAGGAAGACGTCAAGGAAGTGCCTCGCGGCATGGAATGCGGTATCCGTCTTCAAGGCTTCAACGACATCAAACAAGACGATGTTTTGGAAGCTTACAAGATCGAAGAAGTCGCTCGAAAACTCGATTGA
- the rbfA gene encoding 30S ribosome-binding factor RbfA — protein MSSRRLLKAAEAIREVVANAIVTEVRDPRVRDVTVIGVEVSPDMREAKVKVSVMGDETQKNLSLRGLQNSAGFLQSKIANRMDTRYTPKLRFEVDRGQENAMTVSEILARIQQEKEGATDDRDQNDSGEDATPHSND, from the coding sequence TTGTCCAGTCGACGTTTGCTCAAAGCCGCCGAAGCGATCCGCGAAGTGGTCGCGAATGCGATCGTGACCGAAGTCCGCGATCCGCGTGTTCGTGATGTCACGGTCATCGGGGTCGAGGTTTCACCCGATATGCGCGAAGCCAAAGTGAAGGTCAGCGTGATGGGCGACGAGACCCAGAAGAACCTGTCACTGCGTGGACTGCAAAACTCGGCAGGGTTCCTGCAGAGCAAAATTGCCAACCGAATGGATACCCGTTACACGCCCAAGTTGCGGTTCGAGGTCGATCGTGGCCAAGAGAACGCGATGACGGTGAGCGAGATTCTTGCCCGGATTCAGCAAGAAAAAGAAGGCGCGACCGACGATCGTGACCAAAATGATTCTGGCGAAGACGCCACTCCCCACTCAAACGATTGA